The Candidatus Amarolinea dominans genomic interval TTCGAGGATGAGCTGCAGCGCGCAGACCCAGCCTGGTACTACTACGGCGAGCCTCTGCCGCCGCAGCGCGTTACCGATCCCAAGCGCGAAGGCAACTGGTCGGTGCGCCTGGGCACGAATGAAAAAGACGCGGTCTCCTTTTCTTCCGTGCGCCAGGATGTCATCATTCCAATCAACGCCACCAGCGTAGAACTGACCTGGTTCTACTGGGCCAAAGCGGACGACCCGAACGACCAGGGAGACTATCAGCAGCTGCTGCTGCTGACGCCGTCGGAGCATCCCTTGCGCCATCAAATCATCCGCGAGCTGTGGCCGCGCAATCGTGAGGTCACCGATACCTGGAAGGAACGCAAGGCCGATCTCAAGCTCCATGCCGGCTCGCATGTGGTGATCTACTTCAACGTTTACAACAATGGCAACGGCAAGCGGCGTTCGATGTACCTGGACGACGTCAAGCTCATGGTCTGCGTGCCAACGCCAATCCCGCCTACACCCACGCCCGCACCGACCAACACGCCGGTACCGCCGGCGCCGCCCACCGCCACCATCACCCCGACCGCGCTGCTGATTCCCGCGGCGCCAGAGGTGATTCTGCCCGACCTGCAGGATCCGACTGAACGCGCCGCGGAGGCGCTCACCACCGACCTCCCTGCACGCATCCTGCGTTTTCTGCTCAAGAATCCGCTGCTGCTGCTGGCGCCCATCCTGCTCGTGGCTGCCCTGGTCTTCTGGCTCAGGTCACGCCAACCACCTCCCACGAACCCGACCATGGACTGAGAGCGGAGAGCGGAGCACGGAGACGCGAAGGTTGCGAAGACACGAAGCGCGAAGGGCGCGAAGACACGAAGCGCGAAGGGCGCGAAGGGGTCGGAGAACTGAGAGCGGAGAGCGGGAGACCGAAAATCGAAAAACGAACATCGAAAATCGAGGATCGCTTGAAGCTAATCATCGAGCGAGATGCCAGTGGGTTCGACACTCTGTGCGACGCGTGGAACGAGCTGCTGCTGCAGAGCCAGACCAACACCATCTTTCTCAGTTGGGAATGGCAAACCACCTGGTGGCGCCACTGGGGGACAGACGAACTCTATCTTCTGCACTGGCACGACGAGGAGACCGGGCGCCTGCTGGGCCTGGCGCCCTTGTTTTTGGATAGAACAGATGACGGCCAACGCCGCCTCCTGTTGGTGGGCGGCATCGAGGTGAGCGATTACCTTGACATCATCGTGACGCCAGTGCATGCCGCGGCCGTCTACGCCAGCCTGGCCGCCTGGCTGGTCAGTGCGGCGGCGCCGGCCTGGGACCTCTTCGAACTGGTCAATCTGCCGGCCGCCTCGCCCACACTGGCTGCCTTTCCCACGCATCTACCGCCGCAGTGGTCGGCGGTTGCCCGCCAGGAAGATGTCTGCCCCTTGATCCGCCTGCCCGCCGACTGGGAGTCGTACCTCAACCTGCTCGACAAGCATCAGCGCCACGAGGTGCGCCGTAAGCTGCGCAAGATCGAGCAGGTCCCCACAGTGCGCTGGTGGTTCAGTACGCCGGACAACCTGGCCCGCGACGTCGAAGATTTCATCGCCCTGCATCAACTGAGCAGCGCGGACAAGGACGATTTCATGACCGAAGCGATGAAAGACTTCTTCCGGGACGTTGCACAGGTCATGGCGGCCCGGGGTTGGCTGGGACTGGCCTTGTTGAGCGTTGATGAGCGTCCGGCCGCGGCTTTGTTCAGCTTCACCTGGCAGGATCAGTGGCTTCTGTATAACTCCGGCTATGATCCGCGCAAC includes:
- a CDS encoding GNAT family N-acetyltransferase is translated as MKLIIERDASGFDTLCDAWNELLLQSQTNTIFLSWEWQTTWWRHWGTDELYLLHWHDEETGRLLGLAPLFLDRTDDGQRRLLLVGGIEVSDYLDIIVTPVHAAAVYASLAAWLVSAAAPAWDLFELVNLPAASPTLAAFPTHLPPQWSAVARQEDVCPLIRLPADWESYLNLLDKHQRHEVRRKLRKIEQVPTVRWWFSTPDNLARDVEDFIALHQLSSADKDDFMTEAMKDFFRDVAQVMAARGWLGLALLSVDERPAAALFSFTWQDQWLLYNSGYDPRNFKELSTGVVLLARCIEHAIETGFRVFDFMQGNEIYKYRLGGHDTAVWRLTVRKAQSR